The Solanum pennellii chromosome 7, SPENNV200 DNA segment ACTCGATGAGGCAAAAAAAGTCATCAATAACTTATGGGGTTCATCAGAAGTAGATAAAGCTATCAAAGAATTTGAGTCTGTCCTAAAGAATGATGGGGATGACTTGAACAGCAGTTGGCTGGAGCTCCTAGAGGAACCACACTCGAGAGGTTGTATGAAGGTGGTTTGTTAATACATGATCCTTTAATAGGTTTAAGGTGGTCGATTAGATTTCATATATTAAGCTTCATGTGCTAATTTTGATCCGTTCAGGTGCCTAAAATATCCATACATTGCAaaccattttctttctttgtttgattCAAGTAGATTGATTTGAATTTGATGGTTGTCATTTAACTTCTTACGCATTGTATTTTGGGGGTTTGGGGGGAATATCATTAAAATATGCTTGAAATTTTTAAACTGCACATTTCTGGGATAATATTATGAGTCTTCTCCTACAGTGTATATCTGGAGCTGCGCGGGATTGCTCTTCATTTAAGTTAGCCGGCAACATTTAACAGCTGCCTCCACTTCGTAGAGTTGAACACTTCtgaacatttttaaaaatgatgtcTGGCATTTAATTGATTATCATCTGCTCAACTCATGGAAAGTTGTAATGTTCTTTGATTGTTTTTCAAGACTACCCTATACAGATTTTTGGTTACACTATAACTTGTTTGGCTAGAGCCCATGGTTAATATCTTCCACTGTTGTCTTAAGTTTTTTCCTGGTGTGTTGGATACTCATACATCTTGGTGTAAAATGTGCCATAATCTGCTGAGTGCTGATATTATGCATGTTGTACGAGCATGCACATAAAAGTGTCAATCCTCCAAATTAGGCTTCAACTTTGTTCATTTCCTGCAGTTGCTACCATTGGAGGTGCCTTGTTTGTACTTCAACAGCTTGCTGGTATAAATGGAGTTCTCTACTTTTCATCCTTGACTTTCAAAGATGTTGGGATCTCAAGCAGCGCTTTAGCAAGCTTATATGTGGGACTGACCAACTTTGCAGGTATGTAATGGGTTCAATCACTTGAGACGCGCTTTACAAGGCCTGCTAAATTTCACGTCGTTCCAAGATAATGTGTAGTTGTCGCTATGTGTTTCTTGCAGGTGCACTATGTGCTTTATACTTGATGGATAAGCAGGGGAGGCAGAGACTTCTAATTGGAAGCTACGCTGGAATGGTTAGTAAGGAAATGTCTTTCCTATAGTAAAGGATCACACATAAATTGCTCTCTGAAGGGGCATATTTCTGGTCCCAATTTCTTCCCTTCATCCCCTTCTGGCATGTTTCTGGATCCCGAAATCTTCCCTTCACCCCCTTCTGGCACAATAATAGCATATTTCTGATTCCCAATTTCTTCCCTTCACCCCCTTATGGCACAATAATAGCATGTTTCTGATTCCCAATTTCTTCCCCACACCTTCTTCTGGCCCAATAACAgaggaaggggaaaataaaaatcaaactctttgagttcattttccaaaactcaACTCACGGCCATTCGATCTGTCTTTTGCAGGCTTTATCAATGTTTCTGATTGTCTATGCTATCAGCTTTCCAATGGACAATGAAATAAGCAACAACTTATCAATACTGGGAACACTCTTGTATGCATCAATGCAAAAATCCTCGAGAATACTATTTGAATTTTCCCTGTGTTCTCTCTTTAACATTTCACTCTGCTATAGGTATATATTCACCTTTGCTGTTGGAGCTGGGCCAGTAACTGGTCTTATAATACCAGAGCTCAGCAGCAGCAGGACACGGGGGAAGATAATGGCCTTTAGTTTCTCCGTTCATTGGGTATGTATCAAGATCATGCGTGTCATTTCAGTGCTTCAGACCAATTAGCTTCAATCTATTAAGTACTTAGGTCGCACGAACAAACTAAGTTTCTATTTATCTTGACTTGTTGATGGTGAATAAACAGGTCTTCAACTTCTTGGTGGGTCTGTTTTTTCTAGAACTCGTTCAGAAATTTGGTGTTGCTCCAGTTTATGGAAGCTTCGGTGCTGTTTCATTGTTGGCAACAGCCTTTGCTTACTTCTTAATAGTTGAGACTAAA contains these protein-coding regions:
- the LOC107026210 gene encoding probable plastidic glucose transporter 1 isoform X3 — translated: MNGPIVSIAKELGFEGNSFLEGLVVSIFIGGAFIGSITCGSLVDKLGCCRTIQFDTVPLILGAIVSAQAQSIEEMILGRFLVGLGIGVNTVLVPIYISEIAPTKYRGSLGTLCQIGTCIGIIASLYLAIPSENDPHWWRTMLYIASVPGFILALGMQFSVESPRWLCKAGRLDEAKKVINNLWGSSEVDKAIKEFESVLKNDGDDLNSSWLELLEEPHSRVATIGGALFVLQQLAGINGVLYFSSLTFKDVGISSSALASLYVGLTNFAGALCALYLMDKQGRQRLLIGSYAGMALSMFLIVYAISFPMDNEISNNLSILGTLLYASMQKSSRILFEFSLCSLFNISLCYRYIFTFAVGAGPVTGLIIPELSSSRTRGKIMAFSFSVHWVFNFLVGLFFLELVQKFGVAPVYGSFGAVSLLATAFAYFLIVETKGRSLEEIEMSLNPKFQGKRNSE